One Gadus morhua chromosome 13, gadMor3.0, whole genome shotgun sequence genomic window carries:
- the sumf1 gene encoding formylglycine-generating enzyme gives MLRCFTFTLIVLTKYSAFCTEGPGLVPPDLVVDPVPPDLVVGTRADDPVPPDLVVEPVPPDLVVGTRADGAVPSESAGCGCQSLKRDSVLDPLGGRTSSSVSPDVKYSRMMNEMPSNPRDEDEDTTSKMVLIPGGETLMGTDEPGIPPDGEGPQRPVVLDPFLMDTQEVSNLQFQAFVAATGYVTEAEQYGDSFVFEGILSEEVKSQISQAVAAAPWWLPVKGASWKSPEGQGSDVTERLQHPVLHVSWKDAEAYCSWAGKRLPHGGRVGHALQGRLKDRLFPWGNKLTPKDQHYANLWQGDFPTHNSAEDGYAQTSPVMSFPANGYGLYDMVGNAWEWTSDWWTVYHTTDRQRNPTGPSSGSERVKKGGSYMCHKSYCYRYRCAARSQNTPDSSASNLGFRCVSAEQR, from the exons ATGCTGCGATGCTTCACTTTCACTCTTATAGTCCTCACGAAGTACTCTGCGTTCTGCACTGAGGGTCCCGGCCTGGTCCCTCCAGACCTGGTGGTCGACCCGGTCCCCCCAGACCTGGTGGTCGGGACCCGGGCGGACGATCCGGTCCCCCCAGACCTGGTGGTCGAACCGGTCCCTCCAGACCTGGTGGTCGGGACCCGGGCGGACGGCGCGGTCCCGTCGGAGTCAGCTGGGTGTGGATGTCAAAGCCTGAAGAGGGACTCTGTTTTGGACCCCCTGGGAGGCAGGACCTCCTCATCTGTCAGCCCAGATGTTAAATACTCCAGAATGATGAACGAGATGCCCTCAAACCCTcgggacgaggacgaggatacAACAAGCAAG ATGGTGCTGATCCCGGGAGGAGAGACCCTGATGGGGACAGATGAGCCGGGCATCCCCCCGGACGGGGAGGGACCCCAGCGGCCGGTGGTCCTGGATCCCTTCCTCATGGACACCCAGGAGGTCTCCAACCTCCAGTTCCAGGCGTTTGTCGCCGCCACGGGCTACGTCACTGAG GCGGAGCAGTACGGAGACTCGTTTGTGTTCGAGGGGATCCTGAGCGAGGAGGTGAAGAGTCAGATCAGCCAGGCG GTGGCtgccgccccctggtggctgcCGGTGAAAGGCGCCAGCTGGAAGAGCCCGGAGGGGCAGGGTTCCGACGTCACAGAGAG GCTGCAGCACCCGGTCCTCCACGTCTCCTGGAAGGACGCGGAGGCGTACTGCTCCTGGGCCGGCAAGAGGCTCCCCCACGGAGGCAGAGTGGGGCACGCCCTGCAGGGGCGCCTCAAGGACCG gCTGTTCCCCTGGGGCAACAAGCTGACCCCCAAGGACCAGCACTACGCCAACCTCTGGCAGGGAGACTTCCCCACGCACAACTCTGCCGAGGACGGCTACGCGCAGACCTCACCG GTGATGTCATTTCCTGCCAACGGCTACGGCCTGTACGACATGGTGGGCAACGCGTGGGAGTGGACCTCTGACTGGTGGACGGTGTATCACACCACGGACCGCCAGCGGAACCCG ACCGGACCGTCCTCCGGCTCCGAGCGGGTGAAGAAGGGGGGCTCCTACATGTGCCACAAG TCCTACTGCTACAGGTACCGCTGTGCGGCCCGGAGCCAGAACACCCCCGACAGCTCCGCCTCCAACCTGGGCTTCCGCTGCGTCTCGGCCGAGCAGCGCTGA